A region of Eschrichtius robustus isolate mEscRob2 chromosome 19, mEscRob2.pri, whole genome shotgun sequence DNA encodes the following proteins:
- the LOC137753707 gene encoding uncharacterized protein isoform X2, producing MGSWVPNGLQRPPSWQEGVTQALKCQARETTDTSFSREEDVTGKGQSSVTEGREHCHQTPPFISDNSFRALRLPGTPEDGGAGRACGLSVKTVMHSKRHRSTGILTSDPTDPEVPSNSLVSVCYCGLTPICWRAPQSHGSICLAHNCISKPGDSHGFR from the exons atgggctCATGGGTGCCAAATGGCCTGCAGAGGCCACCCAGCTGGCAG GAGGGCGTCACACAGGCCCTGAAATGCCAGGCCCGGGAGACCACTGACACGTCCTTCTCACGGGAGGAAGATGTCACAGGAAAAGGGCAAAGCAGCGTGACAGAGGGGAGAG AACATTGCCATCAGACTCCACCTTTTATCTCAGATAATTCTTTCCGAGCACTTCGGCTCCCCGGGACACCTGAGGACGGGGGTGCTGGACGCGCCTGTGGCCTGTCTGTGAAG ACAGTAATGCATAGCAAACGCCACCGCTCAACAGGAATCTTGACCTCTGACCCCACAGACCCCGAAGTTCCCTCAAACTCCTTGGTGAGCGTCTGCTACTGTGGCCTGACCCCCATTTGCTGGCGAGCCCCCCAAAGTCACGGCAGTATCTGTCTTGCTCACAACTGTATCTCTAAACCAG
- the DPEP1 gene encoding dipeptidase 1, whose amino-acid sequence MWSSWWFWPLVAVCTADQFRDTAVRLMQGTPVIDGHNDLPWQLLKLFNNQLQDPRANLTSLAHTHTNIPKLKAGFVGAQFWSAYTPCDTQNKDAVKRTLEQIDVIHRMCQLYPETFLCVTDSTGIRQAFREGKVASLVGVEGGHSIDSSLGVLRALYHLGMRYLTLTHTCNTPWADNWLVDTGEDKARSQGLSLFGQSVVKEMNRLGVIIDLAHTSTATMKAVLQLSKAPVVFSHSSAYSVCQHRRNVPDDVLQLVKRTGSLVMVNFYNDYVSCRAEANLSQVADHLDHIKKVAGAGAVGLGGDYDGVSRLPSGLKDVSKYPDLAAELLRRQWTEAEVKGALANNLLRVFEAVEQASSHTQPPGEEPIPLDQLEASCRTSYGYSGAPSLHLQPGALLASLALLVLCLCPL is encoded by the exons ATGTGGAGCAGCTGGTGGTTCTGGCCCCTGGTGGCCGTCTGCACTGCGGACCAGTTCCGGGACACAGCGGTGAGGCTCATGCAGGGCACGCCTGTCATTGACGG GCACAATGACCTGCCCTGGCAGCTGCTGAAACTGTTCAACAATCAGCTTCAGGACCCGAGGGCCAACCTGACCAGCCTGGCCCACACGCACACCAACATCCCCAAGCTGAAGGCTGGCTTTGTGGGTGCCCAG TTCTGGTCTGCGTACACGCCCTGCGACACCCAGAACAAGGATGCCGTGAAGAGGACGCTGGAGCAGATCGACGTCATCCACCGCATGTGCCAGCTGTACCCCGAGACCTTCCTGTGTGTCACCGACAGCACAG GCATCCGgcaggccttccgggagggaaaGGTGGCCAGTCTGGTCGGCGTGGAGGGCGGCCACTCCATCGACAGCAGCCTGGGCGTCCTGCGGGCGCTCTACCACCTGGGCATGCGGTACCTGACCCTCACCCACACCTGCAACACGCCCTG GGCCGACAACTGGCTGGTGGACACGGGAGAAGACAAGGCCCGCAGCCAAGGGCTGTCACTCTTTGGGCAG AGCGTCGTGAAGGAGATGAACCGACTGGGCGTCATCATCGACTTGGCCCACACGTCCACGGCCACCATGAAGGCCGTGCTGCAGCTGTCCAAGGCCCCCGTGGTCTTCAGCCACTCCTCGGCCTACAGCGTGTGCCAGCACCGGCGCAACGTGCCCGACGACGTGCTCCAGCTGGTG AAGCGGACGGGCAGCCTAGTGATGGTGAACTTCTACAATGACTACGTTTCCTGCAGAGCAGAGGCCAACTTGTCCCAAGTGGCAG ATCACCTGGACCACATCAAGAAGGTGGCGGGGGCCGGAGCCGTGGGCTTGGGTGGGGACTACGACGGTGTGTCCAG GCTCCCCTCGGGGCTTAAGGACGTGTCCAAGTATCCGGACCTGGCGGCGGAGCTGCTGAGGAGACAGTGGACCGAGGCAGAGGTCAAGGGCGCCCTGGCCAACAACCTGCTGAGGGTCTTCGAGGCGGTGGAGCAG GCGAGCAGTCACACGCAGCCTCCCGGAGAGGAGCCCATCCCATTGGACCAACTGGAGGCCTCCTGCAGGACCAGCTATGGCTACTCAGGGGCCCCCAGCCTCCACCTCCAGCCGGGGGCCCTGCTGGCCTCCCTCGCGCTCCTCGTCCTCTGCCTGTGTCCCCTCTGA
- the SPATA33 gene encoding spermatogenesis-associated protein 33, with protein sequence MGLSKSKQKLRKGGEPKSGRTYSIPKATERPVDRPSQESEKPPDTKPAESFHEKKGAAKRQWPSSEVEEKPDVNSEKKKFAIPQIVVTTASKETLISYGSTGMEEQRTIRERAEPGPFYRHRNPSTVDAYNSQTKE encoded by the exons ATGGGACTTTCCAAAAGCAAACAGAAACTCCGGAAAG GTGGGGAGCCAAAGTCGGGGCGCACCTATTCAATCCCAAAGGCTACGGAAAGGCCGGTGGACAGGCCTTCACAAGAGTCTGAGAAGCCTCCAGACACCAAGCCTGCAGAGAGCTTCCATGAGAAGAAAGGGGCAGCTAAGCGGCAGTGGCCTTCATCTGAAGTGGAAG aGAAACCTGATGtaaattcagaaaagaagaaatttgccATCCCCCAGATCGTCGTCACCACAGCCTCAAAAGAGACTCTGATCAGCTACGGTTCCACAGGAATGGAGGAGCAGAGGACCATTCGGGAAAGGGCTGAGCCGGGCCCGTTCTACCGACACAGGAACCCCAGTACGGTAGACGCCTATAATTCACAGACCAAAGAATAA
- the CHMP1A gene encoding charged multivesicular body protein 1a produces the protein MDDTLFQLKFTAKQLEKLAKKAEKDAKAEQAKVKKALQQKNVECARVYAENAIRKKNEGVNWLRMASRVDAVASKVQTAVTMKGVTKNMAQVTKALDRALSTMDLQKVSAVMDRFEQQVQNLDVHTSVMEDSMSSATTLTTPQEQVDSLILQIAEENGLEVLDQLSQLPEGASAVGESSVRSQEDQLSRRLAALRN, from the exons ATGGACG ACACCCTGTTCCAGCTGAAG TTCACGGCAAAGCAGCTGGAGAAGCTGGCCAAGAAGGCGGAGAAGGATGCCAAGGCGGAGCAGGCCAAGGTGAAGAAG GCCCTTCAGCAGAAGAACGTGGAGTGCGCGAGGGTGTACGCCGAGAACGCCATTCGCAAGAAGAACGAGGGTGTGAACTGGCTCCGCATGGCGTCCCGCGTGGATGCCGTGGCCTCCAAGGTGCAGACGGCCGTGACCATGAAGGGG GTGACCAAGAACATGGCGCAGGTGACCAAAGCCCTGGACCGGGCGCTCAGCACCATGGACCTGCAGAAGGTCTCCGCGGTGATGGACAGATTTGAACAGCAGGTGCAGAACCTGGACGTGCACACGTCG GTGATGGAGGACTCCATGAGCTCGGCCACCACGCTGACCACACCACAGGAGCAGGTGGACAGCCTCATCCTGCAGATCGCCGAGGAGAACGGCCTCGAGGTCCTGGACCAGCTCAGCCAGCTGCCCGAGGGCGCCTCTGCCGTGGGCGAGAGCTCCGTGCGCAGCCAGGAGGACCAGCTGTCTCGGAG GTTGGCCGCCCTGAGGAATTAG